In Zingiber officinale cultivar Zhangliang chromosome 3B, Zo_v1.1, whole genome shotgun sequence, a single window of DNA contains:
- the LOC122056387 gene encoding CASP-like protein 4B4: MAADADGNLPMPADLEKGDPSAAHAPSSPPAADEGGSVVRSVVDRWRREDLLERGGLVLRALLLLFSLLASIITASNKHGDWKDFDHYQEYKYLLAVSILALLYSAAQVWRQAHRFSTGRDLVPRNYAGIVDFAGDQVVAYLLISGASAAIPLTNRMREGSDNIFTDSSSAAISMAFFAFVSSGLSALISGFKLSKQTYI, encoded by the exons ATGGCCGCCGATGCCGACGGCAACCTCCCTATGCCGGCCGACCTCGAGAAGGGCGATCCGTCGGCCGCCCATGCCCCATCTTCCCCCCCAGCGGCGGACGAGGGCGGCAGCGTGGTGAGGTCGGTGGTGGACAGGTGGCGGAGGGAGGACCTGTTGGAGCGGGGCGGCCTGGTGCTCCGCgcgctcctcctcctcttctcgcTGCTCGCCTCCATCATCACGGCTTCCAACAAGCACGGCGATTGGAAGGACTTCGATCACTATCAGGAGTACAA GTACCTCTTGGCCGTCTCCATACTCGCGTTATTGTACTCGGCCGCTCAGGTGTGGAGGCAGGCGCATCGGTTCAGCACGGGGAGGGATTTGGTACCGAGAAACTATGCTGGGATTGTTGATTTCGCCGGTGATCAG GTGGTAGCCTACTTATTGATCTCTGGAGCATCTGCGGCCATTCCCCTTACCAATCGCATGAGAGAAGGATCAGATAATATCTTCACTGATTCTTCGTCTGCTGCAATCAGTATGGCCTTCTTTGCATTCGTCTCTAGTGGATTATCTGCATTGATTTCAGGCTTCAAGCTCTCTAAACAAACCTATATATAG